A stretch of the Uranotaenia lowii strain MFRU-FL chromosome 3, ASM2978415v1, whole genome shotgun sequence genome encodes the following:
- the LOC129752105 gene encoding uncharacterized protein LOC129752105, whose protein sequence is MFSLDVVSLYTNVPAENAYDFIEDQWHRLRKYTTLSLASLQQALSVVLKSSFFKYNNNYYKQIHGVPMGSSISGCIASICMEKLEQGCIERLKQKNIPLIVYKRYVDDCFVVARESDVDVIFEEFNNAHKTLKFTLEKEEQQTIRYLDMTLSRQHDKIIKTWFTKQPDGRYLDFNSESPFTHKQNTMFALVDRALKLSDPETRKTSIDAVKNILGKNNYPQDILHNIFEKRTHAMYNTLQNQIPPESAFSRMASIPYIPGLSERVAKILRKHDVIAASKPCDKIKSTVFTKLKDPIPKMMQTNVVYSVPCSCGKEYIGQTSQTLEKRTKQHENSIRVKNKQTGLAQHALEDDADHTFDFTKTQILERIIHKSHKLIAEKLHIKLRGNQAVNLQIDTKGVSNAYNGLWTKLREERERENPKTLINRRPDDNQQQQQQ, encoded by the coding sequence ATGTTCTCTCTTGATGTCGTATCGCTATACACCAATGTTCCAGCAGAAAACGCGTATGACTTCATAGAGGACCAATGGCACAGGCTGCGCAAGTACACAACACTCTCCCTTGCCTCCCTGCAACAAGCCCTAAGCGTTGTTCTCAAATCCTCCTTTTTCAAATACAACAACAACTACTACAAACAGATACACGGTGTACCCATGGGATCATCTATATCGGGATGCATCGCTTCGATCTGCATGGAAAAATTAGAACAAGGATGCATCGAacgtttgaaacaaaaaaatattccactgattgtttacaaacgctACGTCGATGATTGTTTCGTAGTCGCCAGGGAAAGTGATGTAGATGTGATCTTCGAGGAATTTAACAATGCGCATAAAACCCTCAAATTCACGCTCGAGAAGGAGGAACAACAAACCATTCGCTACCTGGACATGACTTTATCGAGGCAAcatgataaaattatcaaaacgtGGTTCACAAAACAACCGGACGGACGATACTTGGACTTCAATTCAGAGAGCCCGTTTACGCACAAACAAAATACAATGTTCGCTCTTGTGGACCGCGCTCTAAAATTATCTGACCCAGAAACCAGGAAGACAAGTATCGATGCAGTGAAAAACATCCTCGGCAAAAACAATTATCCGCAAGACATACTACATAATATCTTCGAGAAAAGGACACATGCAATGTACAATACACTACAAAACCAGATCCCCCCCGAATCTGCATTTTCAAGAATGGCATCGATCCCGTACATACCCGGACTGAGCGAAAGGGTGGCCAAAATCCTTCGCAAACATGATGTGATCGCCGCCTCCAaaccatgtgacaaaataaaGTCAACAGTTTTCACGAAATTGAAAGACCCGATCCCTAAAATGATGCAAACCAACGTCGTATATTCAGTACCATGTAGCTGCGGTAAAGAATATATCGGCCAAACATCGCAAACCTTGGAAAAAAGGACCAAACagcatgaaaacagcatacgggtgaaaaacaaacaaactggcCTAGCGCAACACGCACTGGAAGACGACGCTGACCACACGTTCGATTTTACGAAAACCCAAATTCTGGAGAGGATCATCCACAAGTCACATAAGTTGATTGCGGAAAAACTGCACATCAAACTGAGAGGGAACCAAGCGGTTAATCTCCAGATTGATACGAAGGGAGTTTCCAATGCCTACAACGGACTATGGACCAAACTCAGAGAGGAGAGAGAACGAGAGAATCCAAAAACTCTAATAAACCGACGTCCCGAcgacaaccagcagcagcagcagcaatag